The DNA sequence TCGATGAGGCCCATAGCCTTGCAGTCTTCGAAACCCTTGGCCAGAGCGCTCACGTTACCGAGGTTACCGCCCGGGATAATCACGGTGTCGGGCACCTTCCAGCCCATTTCCTGGCAGATTTCCGGAGAAATCGTCTTCTGGCCTTCTACGCGGAGGCTGTTCATGGAGTTGGCGAGGTAAATGCGGTTGTCGGCAGTGACCTGCTGAACAATCTTCATGCAACCGTCAAAGTCGGTGTCGAGGGCGAGCACGATGCTGCCGTTGGAAATCGGCTGGATCAGCTGGGCAACGCTGGTCTTGCCGGCGGGCAGGAACACGATGCTCGGAATGCCTGCCTTGGCGCAGTAGGCGCTGAGGGCTGCAGAGGTGTCGCCGGTAGAGGCGCAAGCCACGGCGTCGATTTCGTGAATCTTCTTTTTGATGATGTGGTTCACCTGGCTCACGAGAACCGTCATGCCGAGGTCCTTGAAAGAACCGGTGTGGGAGTTGCCGCAAAGCTTTACCTTGAGGCTCTTGATTCCCATTTCCTTGGCGAGCGGAGCGGCGTCAAAGAGCGGGCTCCAACCTTCGCGCATCGTGACGATGTCTTCGAGAGGCATGTCGGGGAGCACCATTTCGCGCTTGCTCCAGATACCGCTCATGTCGGCCGGTTCAAAGCTCATGCGGCGTTCGGCGAAAAGCTTCTTCCATTCGTCGGGGCTCTTGCTTGCAAGGGCTGCGCGGTCGTGTTCGACTTCGAGCAAGCTACCGTCAACCTTGCTGCGGTAAATGACGTCGGTCAGCGGGTAGGTATCGTCCCCGTTGATGTTTCTAAAATGGGCGTTGAACTTTGCCATAATATCCTCTAGTTTTTTCGGGGGTAAATATAGGAAAATCACGCGGTTATTTGTAGCCTAATTTGCTATATTCTCCACGGAATTACAGACTAGACTCGGAGTACTGAGTGAAGAAAACATTGTTTAAAAAGTTGAAAACGACACAATTGATTGTGGTGACGTTGCTATGCTCCATGGCGTTGACGTCCTGCTTGTTTGATTCTGACGATAATGGCTTGGAATCGTGGCTTTCGGACCGCGGCCTTCCGAGCAGCTACCAAGTACAGACTTTGACCATCAATAACATCAAACCGGCTTCGGTCAGGGTGGATTTTGATACGCTTCCGAAGTCTGCCGATGTAAATGCGGTGCTTGGACGTGTTTCGAACCTTTCGCACGACCTGGTTTTGGATTTTGCCTATTCGGATACGACTTTCATGAAAAAGATGAGCAGCTCCGATACTGCGGGTGCGTTCCTCGTTCTTTCATGGCTCCG is a window from the uncultured Fibrobacter sp. genome containing:
- the thrC gene encoding threonine synthase; its protein translation is MAKFNAHFRNINGDDTYPLTDVIYRSKVDGSLLEVEHDRAALASKSPDEWKKLFAERRMSFEPADMSGIWSKREMVLPDMPLEDIVTMREGWSPLFDAAPLAKEMGIKSLKVKLCGNSHTGSFKDLGMTVLVSQVNHIIKKKIHEIDAVACASTGDTSAALSAYCAKAGIPSIVFLPAGKTSVAQLIQPISNGSIVLALDTDFDGCMKIVQQVTADNRIYLANSMNSLRVEGQKTISPEICQEMGWKVPDTVIIPGGNLGNVSALAKGFEDCKAMGLIDRIPRIIVAQAENANPFFQAYERGFDKLVPMQAKKTLASAIQIGNPVSYPKAVRAIQKTNGMVVSVTEEELANAAHRGDRIGLYCCPHTGVALGALEKLVAAGKIDKEENVVVISTAHGLKFTEFKVGYHEKKLENICSKFANPVFKATADLGAVMDILKKEMAERRR